A genomic segment from Legionella micdadei encodes:
- a CDS encoding DUF4785 domain-containing protein encodes MKSLPLILFALLWFGNSHAFPLPQQRSIMPYECLSCDNLPHDTLSMSWPIKGNLLPHVTKHQQTSRKYTVKASLKQLRSGVPIYTQAPGAIIRISPVNQTLVKPEFWIKNVHGINASLMEVSSLFSKDEALNNTPFAGNTSVLAELKPEIGAGELTISSNSVDKKNDDSQFIIHVFDRNSTTELSIQTDKARYYRGDELIATIVLNDTALDCPIDKLTVSLISPNGEITSLAATPLAPNIFQARTVLDSEINNQGANWYVEAAITSIVSDSIIKRQVHSAFSYTIPSGAVEDIAIDNPGSLSFSASIKVATGSRYALSAILFASDNQGKIYPIQTTQSSSWLSAGQHRIHFSFDSNIKTDYKAPYYLGYIRLTDFGQMKPVFEYDAPIEITKLS; translated from the coding sequence ATGAAATCACTACCTTTAATTCTATTTGCACTTTTATGGTTTGGAAATTCACACGCTTTCCCTTTACCACAACAGCGATCAATCATGCCATACGAATGCCTAAGCTGTGATAATTTACCACATGACACTTTGAGCATGAGCTGGCCTATCAAGGGTAACCTTTTGCCTCATGTTACTAAACACCAACAAACAAGCCGCAAATACACAGTAAAAGCGAGTTTAAAGCAGCTACGCTCTGGTGTTCCGATTTATACCCAAGCCCCAGGGGCAATTATCCGCATTAGCCCTGTCAATCAAACGTTGGTAAAACCCGAATTTTGGATTAAAAATGTTCACGGGATAAACGCAAGCTTGATGGAAGTATCTTCTTTGTTTTCAAAAGATGAAGCCTTAAATAATACTCCCTTTGCAGGCAATACCTCCGTGCTCGCCGAGTTAAAACCCGAAATCGGTGCTGGTGAACTAACCATCAGTAGTAATTCAGTCGACAAAAAGAATGACGACAGCCAATTTATCATTCATGTTTTTGATCGAAACTCAACAACTGAATTAAGCATCCAAACCGATAAAGCACGTTATTATCGGGGGGATGAACTCATCGCTACGATAGTCTTAAACGATACTGCCCTGGATTGCCCGATCGATAAACTCACGGTCTCGCTAATTAGCCCTAATGGTGAAATCACCTCACTAGCTGCCACACCACTTGCGCCTAATATTTTTCAAGCAAGGACTGTCCTGGACTCAGAAATAAACAACCAGGGTGCCAATTGGTACGTTGAAGCAGCTATCACTTCGATAGTAAGCGATAGCATCATAAAGCGTCAGGTTCATTCCGCATTTTCTTATACTATCCCTTCTGGAGCCGTAGAAGACATAGCCATAGACAATCCTGGATCTTTAAGTTTTTCTGCTTCAATTAAAGTCGCTACTGGAAGTCGTTATGCGCTCAGTGCAATTCTTTTTGCCAGTGATAACCAAGGTAAAATATACCCCATTCAGACTACCCAATCTTCCTCCTGGCTTTCTGCAGGGCAACATCGTATCCATTTTTCATTTGATTCTAATATCAAAACGGATTATAAAGCGCCCTATTACCTAGGCTATATCCGCTTAACCGATTTTGGGCAAAT